The following coding sequences lie in one Apium graveolens cultivar Ventura chromosome 3, ASM990537v1, whole genome shotgun sequence genomic window:
- the LOC141713142 gene encoding uncharacterized protein LOC141713142, giving the protein MATPRGPRGFGYNRNPAAVYEKFTPSSEWKQEIECDILLIFLPDFVKQNLRVTTEPGNIVRVTGERQVGEKVSRFQEDFEIPRNCIIKSIRAKFEGGILTITFPRVANTAAAAKTTEKAKASQPNYPTSPPSQKQDKKEPTSQTTQAASPDIPALPTPVLKEPTSQITKAAIPHNPALPSPEFKELERSRFQTPSPPKPAKASNFSSNTQADLPEDQPRKFIESSRPPLVVDDKTPFLPTLAAGKATINEEVIKGKKDVKKKKTDKEGEMYQNGFGKRGGIEKVEEVREHNENADKKIVEKSDEVDLKLVMKSLGRRISEEKESVVNMGAAVMVIVGLGAYVYHSFSSAKLPNR; this is encoded by the exons ATGGCAACACCGAGGGGACCCAGAGGTTTCGGCTACAATCGCAATCCTGCTGCCGTTTATGAAAAATTTACCCCCAGCTCCGAGTGGAAACAGGAGATAGAATGTGATATTCTGCTTATATTTCTCCCTG ATTTTGTGAAACAGAATCTTAGGGTTACAACAGAACCAGGAAATATTGTTAGGGTCACAGGAGAACGTCAAGTTGGTGAGAAGGTGAGCCGTTTTCAAGAGGATTTTGAAATCCCAAGAAATTGTATCATAAAATCAATCCGTGCCAAATTTGAGGGTGGAATTTTAACCATTACATTTCCCCGAGTTGCCAATACTGCTGCTGCTGCTAAGACGACTGAGAAAGCTAAAGCAAGCCAGCCTAATTATCCAACATCACCACCTTCACAAAAACAAGACAAGAAAGAGCCAACTTCTCAAACAACTCAAGCAGCCAGTCCTGACATACCTGCATTGCCAACTCCGGTATTAAAGGAGCCAACTTCTCAAATAACTAAAGCAGCTATTCCTCATAACCCCGCATTACCAAGTCCCGAATTTAAAGAGCTTGAAAGAAGTAGATTCCAGACACCGAGTCCTCCAAAGCCTGCAAAGGCATCAAATTTCTCATCAAATACCCAAGCTGACTTACCAGAGGATCAGCCTAGAAAATTTATAGAATCCTCAAGGCCTCCACTTGTCGTTGACGATAAAACTCCTTTTCTGCCAACTTTGGCTGCCGGGAAAGCTACCATAAACGAAGAGGTTATCAAGGGAAAGAAGGATGTGAAGAAGAAAAAGACTGACAAGGAAGGTGAAATGTATCAAAATGGATTCGGAAAAAGAGGTGGCATTGAGAAGGTGGAGGAGGTGAGAGAACACAATGAGAATGCTGATAAAAAGATTGTTGAGAAAAGTGATGAAGTGGATTTGAAGCTAGTGATGAAGAGTCTTGGAAGGCGAATAAGTGAAGAAAAAGAATCGGTGGTGAATATGGGTGCTGCTGTTATGGTGATTGTGGGACTTGGTGCTTATGTTTACCACTCCTTCAGCTCTGCCAAATTACCAAATCGCTAG